Below is a window of Nomascus leucogenys isolate Asia chromosome 16, Asia_NLE_v1, whole genome shotgun sequence DNA.
TAACTTACCATAGGCTATCCTAAGTTGGTATTCTGTGTGTATTTGTCAGTCGTCTATAGTAGAGCAATAATATGTGCTATAGGGGGTGAAGAAGAGTAAGGTATCGTCTTTCCACAGGATGCTTAGGTAATAAAGGAGTTGCTTTCTTGGGATGGTAAAATATATTCAGTGTATTTTTGTCTAAAAATTATCTTCTAAGGTTATATTACATTAGAACTATTTAACGATCTTTGTTTCTATATTAAAGGTGCTGTAAACTTGATTATTTACCTTgcgttcttttctttttctacaggGATTTGAGTGAAAGGCCAAAAGAAATCAAAGTCTCCAAAATGGAACAAAAATTCAGAATGCTTTCACAAGACGCACCCACTGTAAAGGAGTCCTGCAAAACAAGCTCTAATAATAATAGTATGGTATCAAATACTTTGGCTAAGATGAGAATCCCAAACTATCAGCTTTCACCAACTAAATTGCCAagtataaataaaagtaaagatagGGCTTCTCAGCAGCAGCAGACCAACTCCATCAGAAACTACTTTCAGCCATCTACCAAAAAAAGGTCTGTTTTTGATAACTTCACtcatgtctctgaaaaaaaatatggAAGTTTTTTATACTGTTGTAGAATGGTATTGTCTTTAGTCTGTTCTGATTAAGTACGCTTCTCCTGCTGCGGCTTTTTGACCCCTTTCCCTCTCAGAAATGTCCCTGATCTCCTTGACTAAAGCCACTAGACAGTTTCTCCTTCATCTCCTTCTATGCATGTACTTACGTGTTGTTTTACTTGCCGCAATTCTCTTCAATAAGAACTAACCCCCGGTCTCAGTTCTAAAATCACATTTCTGCTGGTTTTCCTTGAGAACCGCTCTCACTCCCTCTAGGACCATATTCTatcaattattttctcaatttccatattttgaatatattgatcatcctagatttttttcttctgttttcaaaagTTCAGTCAcacctttatttttgaaaaccttCTCTTGACCTGTTTTCTTCCTCTAGCTACTACTGCCTTTTGTCTTGTGCCGTCCCTGTTAAGCTTCTCAGAAAAGATGATGTTATTTCTCCCATTTCTGTATGAACTTTGGAGGACTTCTGTTCTTCCCGCTACTGCTCTTTATACTCTACCTTCAGGTTTTGAGACTTTATTACTGACAATCAACATATGTGGCCCTAACTTTTCCTTTAAGCTTTACTTCTTTTCCACAGGGGTTTCATGCTGTTTCCCCAGTAATAGACCTAAAAACTTTTTCTGTCCTCTCACCAAacgtggtttttttgtttgtttgttttgtttttagtaaaataGCTTTTACGTTGTTACAATTTTTGACTCTTTGTCCTCTGGCTCCTGAAATCATTGTTATTGATTGTTATTTTCAGTGTCTGTCAATCCCTCCATTTCCATCTATTGCCAGGTTCAAATTCTGACCACCTAAATTATTACAAAAACCTCTTGATTGGTTGGTTTTTCCAGTACCTTGGCATTAAATTAGTGTTAACAGAACATTAGGTTGACTGTTCTAGTTCAGCATGAATCCAGTAAACTCCTGGAGAACAGAGTCCCAGGTCTTTGTGTCCTCTATGGGCTTAGTACAGTTTGCATAAAGTGTTcggtatttattgaatgaatgatacAGTATTGTATAGGAAACTTTTAGTGATATATTCACATAGCATTTACAGTATACAGTCAGAACTGTATTGTAGATTTAGTCTCTCTTATTGTCTTGAATCCATCTCTCATTAACCCATCAGATTGTATTCCCAGGGTAATTTTCCCTGCCCACAACCTTACTACATTATAAAGTAAGCTGCTGTCTCCTGGCAacagtttctttgtatttttatatttttctaccttttcctGTAATTTATCAACTAATGCAACTTAAGCAGAGAAGATAGAGATGACCATACTGCTTTAGCCACAGGGTCCATCAGTTCTATCAAAACAGCAGAATGTATGTGAGTTCTGCACTGTTTTCAAAGGTCTATTTGTTGATTTCCAGTAATATTGTTAATAAAATCAAGAGTACATTGTGAACTGAATGGAGGGAGTGATGAATATTGCCAAACTAAAAGGTTACTTAGCtgtgttcattttcttgttttgttttcttcttttttttttaaatctaagggaaagggatgaagaaaatcaagaaatgtCTTCATGCAAATCAGCAAGAATAGAAATGTCTTGTTCTCTTTTAGAACAAACACAACCTGCTACACCCTCATTATGGAAAAATAAGGAGCAGCATCTATCTGAGAATGAGCCTGTGGACACAAACTCAGACAATAACTTATTTACAGATACAGATTTAAAATCTGTTGTGAAAAATTCTGCCAGTAAATCTCATGCTCCAGAAAAGCTAAgatcaaataaaaaaagagaaatggatgaTGTGGCCCTAGAAGATGAAGTATTGGAACAGTTATTCAAGGACACAAAACCAGAGTTAGAAATTGATGTGAAAGttcaaaaacaagaagaagaTGTCAATATTAGAAAAAGGCCAAGGATGGATATAGAAACAAATGACACTTCCAGTGATGAGGCAGTACCAGAAAGTAGCAAAATATCTGtaagtaacattttaaatgagAGGTATAGTACATAGAAGCTTAGAATGCTAACAGGTACTTTCGATTTTGTATTGACAGTATGAGCATCCATTAATGTCTGTAACACTCAGTACTGTAGGAATTTGTTGGTTGATAAGGTAAATGGTAAATGTTAAAAGTACAGTGATTCTTCAGTAGTGTAAAATAAATGACCACAGATTAAACTTTCATATGAGATTGTTTTACTAGATTTCCAAATTAGGCTGTACTATTATAAAAGACATTTGGCTATGATGATAAGTGTAGGAGATGCTTCAGTATAagaaacaggcacagaaagatgaagTTAGTAAAACAAAGTAtctactcaataaatttttaggATATAACATCACTaggaattttcattttcatttaggtTTTGTAATGTCCTTGTCTATTTTCATGACGGTTGATAATTTGTCTTACCCACTTTGATCTATGAAAACACctcagattattttcttttttgtatacaTCAGTAAGTTGACCTATCTGTAGATTTGTTAGCTCTTTAGATGAGAGCACAGACCTGATGAAGTAAAACTTTAATATTCTGATCTCCAACGTGGATTCATTAGCTCCACTCATTCATGGCTGTGGTCATTCTCTCTAATAACACCTGCAGAATAAGGACAGGAATAGGCGAAAGGATAGGATTAAGTGAATGGAAGTTGTAGTTTATTAGCTAAGCAGTTGAGAACCTAGTGTGTATCAAGGACCTTATAAATCTATAACTACTATTCAAAAAGCAGAACCTATGTCCTATTTGGCCTGTGTATTGTTATATTCATATAGGCAAGGGAATCCCCATTATTTGTTACTTCTTCTGAGTGATCCTAAATGCCCTTCTGTGGACCAGCTGCATTGCAGTCAGCTGgtaagctttttgaaaatatagattCCCAGGCCGGAGCCCCAGAGATTTTCATTCAGTATATCTGATTTTCCTTCCCAGGATAAGTTCCCTCACTGTGTTAGCTAAGAAttcctttgatatttttaaaaattctaaaatcagtGGCTTCCATAAGATAGGATCTTTTTTCCCCCTATAAAAGTAGCCTGGAAGTAGATAATCAGAGCTGCTTCCCATGGTATTAATTTGCTAGGCGTCTATCTTTCTGCTCTTTGAGAGGATACCTCCAGTCATCAAGTCTACTTTCCAGGGAGGAAGAATGCGATGATGAGGGGACAGGGTAAAGGCCTTTCCAGCTAAATTCCTCCCTATTTTCTAAGGAGCTTTCTCAGAAACCCAACTTAATAACTTTTGTTATTGGCCAGAATTGAATATAGTTTAGCCAGTCTCTATCCTTGATCTAGAAGAGTctggaaatgttttaaacttGGCACATTGCTGTCCCTGATAAAGAGTTgtatttaaggaagaaagaatgaatgttGAATTATCAGATTCCATTTGCAGCCAGAGTGAGAACTTCAGAGACAGAGGGGTTTTTTTTATTGTGAAGGATTTAAAACTACTCTCATTTCACAGACGCACTAAGTGAAACGAGATTTATATGTTCTATAAGTCACTTCTGTAGCAATTCCTACTATGGTGGAGAGCTAGGTAAATTAGTTTAATGTGACATTTGTTGAAATCCAAGACATCATTTGCTAAGTTTAATACATTTACATATGTTTATAAAGCTATCTTTATTCTGTTGCATTATGGATTTACATTGTTACTTTAGTTCCAGACTTTTCAGAATCTGTATTCAGGTTACTTAATATTACATGTAAGTGTTTAGAAAGTTAGGCACTTTTTACATTACTTTGGCCACAGCTTTGGAAATGCATTTCCCTTGCTGTGCTCTCTTCTCCTCTGATTTTCTCTGACATGTTATTTTCTTTAGTCTTCTTGTCCTAGTACatgctttaatcttttttttttttgaggcggagtcttgctctgtcgcccaggctggagttcagtggcgcaatctctgctcactgcaagctccgtctcctgagttcacgccattctcctgcctcagcctccctactagctgggactacaggcgcccaccaccacacccggctaattttttgtacttttagtagagatggggtttcaccatgttagccaggatggtctcaatctcctgacctcatgatccacccacttcggcctcccaaagtgacttTAATCTTTTTGTAAGTAGCTACCCCCACCtcactttttttcccttaaattccATCCCAGATTAGTTCACTGCTATGGTGGCCACAAATCTGTCTGGAAATGgttgtggttttagtttgtaATAGCTCTCTTTGGCTTATCCTGGATGACTGCTAATTAATCTTCCTGAAGACCTATTTTCACTGCACATTCTCCCAGGGCTTATGTCACTCAGGGCACTGGGCATTAGAGCACAGACAGGGAAAGACAAGAACTGAGCACTATACACCCTTGACATGGGAGCCATCGAACAGTCTTTCATAGACCAGAACTTTCATTTAATATGTAAGGTTTATATGAGGTATAATGATATCaggaaatacaattattttattttgccctATGATTCTATAGCAtaattccatttttcctttattttactgTTTCAGAATTCATGACATTCTAAATGAAAATTACAGTACAAAATACGTTGTTGTAGGCTTTTGGAGAGAGAATAGCAATTTAATTGTGGTATCTCTCATTGagatacagttggccctctgtatcgaTGGGTCCCACATCCTCCGATTTTACCAACCTGTGATTGAaagtatttgggaaaaaaaaatgcgtCTGTACAtacacaaactttttttaaattattatttcctaaacaatgcaatataacaactacttacatagcacttacattgtattaggtattataagtattctagagatgatttaaagtatatgagaggatGTGCCTAGGTTATATGCAAAATTTATGCTATTTTTTATCAGGGACTtaagcatccatggattttggtgtcCATGGGAAGTCATGGAACCAATTCCCCAGGGATACCACGGGGATGACTACTACAAGTTAAATCACTGTATTCCAGCACTATAATATTTTTAGTAAGAATCTGTAATAGGTACAAAAGTATTTCTGTTTTCAATgtaaggttatttttaaaaactgagataatTGTTTGTTCACATACAGTGAACCCTTTATCTAATTTCTCCTGATTGTTACAGCTTGCGTAACTACAGTACAGTATcacaaccaggaaattgacattgataaAATCCATCAACCTTACTCAATGTGGggttgttttaaattattttatttttgttcttttaagaatTTGTCTGAAAGTCCTTGTTAACCTCATGGATTAAAGGAATTGGTGCTTAATTTTTTTAGCTACAGAAGTGACTGTCAGAGAAAAATACTTCTTAATCgtttattgaaaaatttttttggcaGTTTTTTGAAGGCAAAAAATGTGATACTTCTCTTTGGTGTTGGAATCCTTAGCTATATTTCAGAAAGCTTTCCAAAAGATGTTGATGGTAGAACtgttatttctctgtttttggtTCTAAATTTAGATTATAGCATGTCTGTAAGATTTCCTGTCAGCTGAAATGGAAAACTATTAGCTTAATATTCCTCCTAGGACTTTATCCCTATATGAATGATAGCTGTGCGTGAGTCTTGGCCTTACTTTCAGTTTCCCAGTCTCCATAAAATGCAAAACTGACTCAAGATCCTTAACATTCTTCTCCTTAACAGCACCTACTGTGTCTATAGTATATTTCCTCTTCACTTCATTCCACTCTCCTTTGTCAAGTCAAGcatttttatatagcattttttCAATACCCAGTAGTAAATTCTTAAAACTACAGCATTTTCCAGTACCCCGTAGTAATAGCTACCACTTATTGGGTACCTTTATTATATTTACAGCAACCCTACAATGCAGCAGTTAAATATACCTATTGAACACGTGTGGAAACTGACAGTGGGAgtttttaagtaacttgccaaggtcacatagctaggtTTGACAACTCGGACTTAAACGCAGGTCTACCATGCTCTTTTGACTGTTCCTTTTGTTAGCTTTCACTGTGCAGTTCACTCAGTTATTCCATTACTGTAGGCATTGGGCATCTGCCATGAAAGGCAGTTTGAGAAGAGAAGTTTGATAGGCATTGAGGTAGAATCCCCAAGACTTGGTGGTTTACTTATATGGGAAATAAATAGGAAAGAATATAAGATAATTTCCAAGCTTATAATCTGAGTATCTAGGTAGGTTGTATGATTCTCTGAGTTGGAAAATCAAAACTTGCTCAGGAGGAAGAGCAACTTTGAGAGAGTAGGGCAGGATGGGGAGAAGGTGCGTAAAGGGAGTTTGTATTATGATTATGTATAAAGGGAGTAAAATGTTCTGATTGTGATAACAACTTTCCGTAAATGATATGTGAAAGTACTCAGCCTAAGTAAAATGGCACTTGATAGGCTTGAAACATACATTTAATCCTATTGATTAAAATATCCTCTTTACTCTGTAGGCAAGCACAAAGTACATTTGTTTTTCTGCCCTttccaacttcttttttaaaacttttatgacTTACTGCTGTATCACTGAAAATGTGATGTAAAATGTTATGTGCCCCACTTTGCATCCAAGAGAATTGTAGTTTTTACTGAAATCATTacccatttatgtaaaatattatgtgcCCCACTTTGCATCCAAGAGAATTGTAGTTTTTACTGAAATCATTACCCGTTTATGTAATATTGTTCCGTCTAGGACATGATCCAGACATGTTAATGTGAAAGATACTGTGAGTAATATACAAGGCAGTCTTCACTTTTATTGCAGACAAATATCTTAAACAGTTGAAGTAACTGTTTCTTCTTTAAGTGTGATTTGAGATACTATTGTAAGcttgaattcttttaaaatgtttcttttttgattttaaaagtagaaaataaaacaaactgacAGTTTGTTGATAATCCTACCATCTACAGACAATCATGGTTAATGTTTTGGtattttctctttacattttattttgcagaCTGTTAGTGCAATTTtgtagtcattttttaaatttacttatgaTCATTTTCCCATATTGTTAAATATTCTCTAAGCATGTGATTTATATGGATTTAGATTGCTTCCAATTCTTTGTCCTGATACTGCAGTATctctttcaatatatattttcatctCATACTTTCTTTTGGAAAGACAGTTGAAAGCCAAATGCCTGGTCATACATAACATGAATATCTCTTAAGTTTTTAGAAAGGAACCATTTTACACTTCATCTTATTCAAAAGGCCAAAAAGTGATAGAAACATACCATTTTATAACTCCTATgcacagtattttttattttatttctttagcaagaaaatgaaattgggaAGAAACGTGAACTCAAGGAAGAATCACTATGGTCAACTAAAGAAATATCTGTgagaaatgttttattaatttttttacagaTTTGGGTTACGGAGGCTGTCATCTCATCAATTTTTGTCATGTTACATTCTTAGGATTATTTCTGTTTCCTAATTATGGCTTACTTCATGATTGTGCCTTGAAATGGATtgatcatattattattattattattttgtttatttatttatttatgtattatttattttgagacggaatttcactcttgttgcccaggctggagtgcaatggtgtgatctcggctcaccgcaacctctgtctcctgggttcaagctattctcctccctcagcctcccgagtagctaggactacaggcatgtgccaccacgcctgactaattttgtatttttagtagagacggggtttctccatgttggtcaggctggtctggaactcccaacctcaggtgatctacctgccttggcctcccaaagtgctgggattacaggtgtgagccaccatgcacggcctgGATAGATCGTATTATAACCATGATGCAGTTGAAAAGAGTATAGAGAGAAGCCAGGGTATAATTCCCTGCCTTCTACTCCTTAGGTATGTGGCCTTGAACAAGTCATTTTCACATTTAAGAACCTCAAATACTCTATAAAATGAGGTTGATAGTTTTCTAGCAGGATTTATATCAGATAGAGTAATGGAtgggaaatatttgtaaactcAGAGTTTAGGCTGTTCTTAATAATGTGCTGATTACATTCTGTCACTATCagatgaatctttttttctgactttccccctttttttttctttttgactgcTTTTATCTTAGACCTATTAGCAACTTGCATATTAATTACATAGTTACAGCAGTTAAAAGAACTAAGATGTCAACCTTAAGCAGCTGTTATAATGTTGATGTGTAACTGACTAGTTAATAGTAAATGACATGAAGCCAAGAATCTCATCCAGCAATTGAAAGATAACAGGAAGGACTCTTGAGGCAAATTTAACAGCTATTAATCTTGAATTAAAAATGGCTTGTCAATTAATGAGATAGTATGTCCAGAATTGATGATTGACTTTTTTGAGGTGTTAAGAATAATAAAAGATACAAACTATTGAGAATCCCAAAAGTTTAAGAAAAGTAGATGAGGACCTGTAGAACAGGATATATTATAATCTCAGTGTacaattttaatgaaaagcaaACAGTGCGGAGATTTTGtgtcaataaaatatatatgtggagGTAAATTGTTTACTGAGATGATATTTATTAGAATAACTACTAGGTTAAAAATAACTTCACAGTTTTTAGCCTTCTGTCACAGATGAGTATGTTATAAATGTTTCCCAAGTTATAGAGCATTTGAGTaagtaattttcttattttgaattagATATGATTTGATTCCAAATACAAAGTTCAGGTAcgagaaataaaacatttttactattttttcaggtattttaacttttttctataGATTCCCAAATGACGAGTGacttttctttgttatttcttctctttcttaccTATCCATCTTAACCCCGTTTAAGAACAATGACAAACTTCAGGATGATAGTGAGATGCTTCCAAAAAAGCTGTTATTGACTGAATTTAGATCACTGGTGATTAAAAACTCTACTTCCAGAAATCCATCTGGCATAAATGATGATTATGGTCAActaaaaaatttcaagaaattcAAAAAGGTGGGTATTTCAACTGTATCACAACAGGTCAGTGTTTGAAATGTTTTTAGAGATACCAGTGATGCTAAACAAAGATAAAAGCAGCTTATGTTGAAAACTGATATTATGTCTTCtgcttaaaatgctttaaaaaattcctcTAGGAAGGACATGAACTTAGTTAATGAATATATTGAACACCTAGAATGAAATAGATTTCATCAAGATTGAATTCTTTAGAGGTTGCTCTTTACCTGGTTTTCTCTACCTTAAGCAGGAAGTTTTTGTTGATAATCACAGGATCTTCTCTGTTAGTCTAATATTGGTCTACAACTACTTGAAGAGGTTCTTTAGCTCAGGACtttatgaagattaaaatgtatttaaaataactaagcaTATTCAATAATTCAAACTATAgtctatatttacatataaaacacaatataaatatatatgctgaGTATGATCATCAGACCTGAGTTTCTGCTCATTAAGCAACTGATACTTATTTTATCAGTAATGGTTAAAAAAAGACTTCTATCCGGTAGGTATTCTTTTGTTGTCTTACATTTGCTTCTTGCTCCAGACCTACTTCTGACTGCTAGCCTTTACTTATCCATTTGATCAGAGTATAGTAATTACTCAAAAGTAATTTTTGTGGAAAACTGCTTTCCTCTATAACATGATCTTGCCATGACTGTGAGGTAGTAGAGATTTTTCTCTCTACTGTAAGCATTTACTATTAACATTTCACAGTTAAATTAGTTTTTTTGCCTACTATAATAGTACCTAAAGGGTTCTGAACTCCATTTGATGGGAAGAATCTCTTCTACTTAGAGCAGAAGATGGAAATATCTTCCACTTAAATGGCACCATGATACCTTTTTGTTTAACACTACTTTTTCTCACCCTTTATCTGAGGCTCATGAATAGCACAAAGGCATTCTTACTTCATGGTTACTTCATGTTTAATATTGTGTTACAAGATCTCattaaatcaaaattcaaaatactttttttatagttttacaaaGAAACAGCAGTAATGTTCACTACTGGCACAGAGTGGTTTATTAACAACTGAAGAAGTATGAAGTAATATAAATCTCTGGAAAGTGGTTTGCAcatacttaaaatgtttaaaaatactgcTATCCTTAACCAAGTAATCTGTTCTGAAACTATAGAAGAAATCCAATCCAAAATTTCTATAGGAAGATGTTTAACTGGGTTGATATTAATGCAGGAATTTGTCTGAGTTCTTTACATCTCCAAATAATGCTGGGCctggtcgctcacacctgtaatgccagcactttgggaggccaaggcaggtggatggcttgagcccaggagtttgagaccagcctgggcaatatggtgaaaccctatctctacaaaaaaatatataaaaattagctaggcatggtgatgtctgcctatagtcccaggtactcaggaggctgaagttggaggatcgtttgagcccaggaggcggaggttgcagtgagccaagattacaccactgtgctgggccaggtATCAGAGCCCCAGCACCAGGAAGTGGTCAACTCGCGGGTGGGTAAAAAGAATTTACCGACAACAGTATAGATTTggaaaaggaaagtttattaGAAAGGAAGAACACTGCAGAAGAATGCAGAGGGGCGCCTCAGCGAGAGCACTGAGCAACACACCGTGGCGGATTGTCCTTAGGAGCATTTATGGACCTTAAGGTGGGAGCTTGGGATTGTACAGTGAGTTTCAGCATGGCATTCCAGAGATGTATAAAAATTTTAGTTACttataaaagttgaaagaggCCTAGAATCAGAAGCTGACTTTAGATACTAGGGAAGTTTGATTACTTCTGAATTCCCCAGATAAGGAGTTTTGCCTCCGGTTAGCCTGTTTGATGGTCACCGGTTGGTCTTTGCCCCCTTCTAAATTGCTCAGAGAAGAAGTTTTGTCTCTGGGGCCTGCCTATTCCATGTTCACCAGGTGATTTTCTCTCTCCTCACACTGCActcttcagcctaggtgacagagtgagaccctgtctcaaaacaaacaaccctcCAAATCAATGACATGgcgttttttaaacttttaaaatactgcttaggggtgaaaataaatttaaaattctctttctacTTCATAtattggaattttaaaagcatgttaCAAATATTAAGGAACTGTTACTATTAACAATGTTATTAACTAATAACAAGTATTAACAATGATCTTGATGGGCATTTTcacatggaattttcttttcttaaagcaCCTCttgtaaacaattaaaatatcaattaaaagtataaattgtTGGCATCCCCAACATCTGTCTCCTGCTTGGACTCTGTGACCTGGAAAGTTTtgaaaaagatttaaattttcaTCAATATTAGAGCTTAAGCTTTGAAGTCATTAGAACAAAATACAGTGCTTTGAATTGTAGTGTTTGTGTTCATCTTGAGTTGCTTTAATTGTTAAATGATAAGGTAaggccattttaaaataaaaactccaaattaaaagtgttaaattatttttaatacataaatcCCATGACATGTCCAGATCTGTATATAGTAATAGCTATAAAAGATAAGGGCAAAAATAGATGGGTTTAGAACAGAGTTACTGCTCTCACTTTTATTTGTAGAATATAAACATCTTTGGCATTTATGCATGATTTACCATCtttgctttttaatctttttttaaaaatggtcatttttgtttgttaatatGTTTTACTGTACTACTTTTATTATTCAATAGGTCACATATCCTGGAGCAGGAAAACTTCCACACATCATTGGAGGATCAGATCTAATAGCTCATCATGCTCGAAAGAATACAGAACTAGAAGAGTGGCTAAGGCAGGAAATGGAGGTTAGTAGGAAGTGAGGCCCAGAAACTTGTTTAAATTGCACTTTGATCCATTATGGTGGCCTTCAagcaaatttttcttaaaaacaaatcgAAATAAGTGACATAAAGTCATTCGTTCAGGAAAATTCCTGAGTTACAGAGCATTAATCTATACCCTTCCGTAACACTTCTTTAAAAgaatactaaatttatttttgttaaaaaaaaaaaaaaagtgagacctAAGAAATTCAGTTTACATCCTAATGAAAAAGGGGAGATAAAAGCCACAAAAATTTAAGGGAAACTAAAAGAATGTGGaggatattacaaatatatcACTTAAGTGTATGTCAAGGGACTTGCCTTTTTAAATCTGGGGATTGTGTTTCAACAATTCTgaaaatttctcattcattttcttgaatattAGTTACCTTTTTGCTGTTTTCCCCATTATCTCCTTCTGGAATTCCAATTTAACGtaagttaaattttcttttccatttgcctttcctgtgtatttcatttctttgtttctctgggTTATATTTTTGGCAACTGCTGCAGATCATCTTCCAATTTACTCCTTCTGTCTTCAGCTCTAGTTGGCATtgcatccattcatttattttttcattactggaagtctgttttgtttctttctaaatCTTCTTGTTCCTTGCTATTTTTCAAGCTTCCCCTTTTATATTCTTTGCCTAATGATACCATTACCT
It encodes the following:
- the NBN gene encoding nibrin isoform X3 encodes the protein MQNGFSRALKSGDSIAFGVFESKFRIEYEPLVACSSCLDVSGKTALNQAILQLGGFTVNNWTEECTHLVMVSVKVTIKTICALICGRPIVKPEYFTEFLKAVQSKKQPPQIESFYPPLDEPSIGSKNVDLSGRQERKQIFKGKTFIFLNAKQHKKLSSAVVFGGGEARLITEENEEQHNFFLAPGTCVVDTGITNSQTLIPDCQKKWIQSIMDMLQRQGLRPIPEAEIGLAVIFMTTKNYCDPQGHPSTGLKTTTPGPSLSQGLSVDEKLMPSAPVNTTTYVADTESEQADTWDLSERPKEIKVSKMEQKFRMLSQDAPTVKESCKTSSNNNSMVSNTLAKMRIPNYQLSPTKLPSINKSKDRASQQQQTNSIRNYFQPSTKKRERDEENQEMSSCKSARIEMSCSLLEQTQPATPSLWKNKEQHLSENEPVDTNSDNNLFTDTDLKSVVKNSASKSHAPEKLRSNKKREMDDVALEDEVLEQLFKDTKPELEIDVKVQKQEEDVNIRKRPRMDIETNDTSSDEAVPESSKISQENEIGKKRELKEESLWSTKEISNNDKLQDDSEMLPKKLLLTEFRSLVIKNSTSRNPSGINDDYGQLKNFKKFKKVTYPGAGKLPHIIGGSDLIAHHARKNTELEEWLRQEMEVQNQHAKEESLADDLFRYNPYLKRRR